From Toxorhynchites rutilus septentrionalis strain SRP chromosome 2, ASM2978413v1, whole genome shotgun sequence, a single genomic window includes:
- the LOC129770512 gene encoding uncharacterized protein LOC129770512 yields MSSNEKECRELILRTHFENPELSHRDIGKMLGIVQSTVSRVLKRYFENLTIDRKVKNGKNGCSVSEKDHKRVVKQFRRDPRGSVRDVANKLNLSSSFVQRTKQRGGLCTYKVQKAPNRDERQNMVGKTRARKLYTEMLTKPHCLVIDDETYVKADFRQLPGLLFFSAEDKFSVPEEIRKQKLSKFAKKYMVWQAICSCEKRSAPFVMTGTVNGQVYLKECLQKLLLPLLKQHEGPTIFWPDLTSCHYSKDVLEWYEANGVTFVPKEMNPPNAPELCPIEKYWAIMKQALRKNPKVVKSEADFKRKWISVQKKLQPDVVQNLMDGVKRKVRAYGLGLEV; encoded by the coding sequence atgtcatcgaacgaaaaagagtgtcgtgaattaatcctgcgcactcatttcgagaatccggagttatcacatcgggacatcggtaagatgctgggaatcgtccaatccacggtcagcagagtactaaaacgatacttcgagaacctaaccatcgaccggaaggtgaagaacggcaaaaatggatgctccgtcagtgaaaaagatcacaagcgcgtagttaagcagtttagacgtgatccgagaggttcggtccgggatgtcgccaataagctgaatttgtcaagttcattcgtccagcggaccaagcagcgggggggcctgtgtacatacaaggttcagaaggctcctaaccgcgacgaaaggcaaaacatggtggggaagacgcgagcccggaagctgtacaccgaaatgctgacgaagccgcattgcctggtaatagacgacgaaacctacgtcaaagcggactttcgtcagctgccgggcctgttgttcttctccgcagaggacaaattcagcgttccggaggagattcgcaagcagaaactatccaagtttgccaaaaagtacatggtgtggcaagcgatctgttcttgcgaaaagcggagcgcccccttcgtaatgaccggcacggtaaacgggcaggtttaccttaaggagtgcctacagaagctcttactaccactattgaagcagcacgagggcccgaccatcttctggccggatctcacttcgtgccactattcaaaggacgtgttggagtggtacgaagccaacggggtcaccttcgtgccaaaggaaatgaacccgcccaacgcgccggagctttgcccaatagagaaatattgggcgattatgaagcaggccctccggaagaacccaaaagttgtcaaatcggaggcggacttcaagagaaaatggatttctgttcaaaaaaaactacaacctgacgttgtacagaaccttatggacggggtaaagaggaaggtgcgagcatacgggcttgggctcgaagtatga